CGCTCTGACCATGCGCCGCATCGCCACCGAAGCAGGCTGCTCGACGATGGTTCTCTACAAGCACTTCGGCTCCAAGGAAGCCATCGCCACCGCCCTCTACCTCGAAGGTTTCGCCCGCCTCAAGCGCCACCTCGACGCAGTCCCCCGCGACGACGACCCCGCCGAACACCTCGCCGCCCTCGGCCGCGCCTACCGCGAGAACGCCCTGGCGGAGCCCAACTTCTACGACGTCATGCACGGCCAAGGCATCCCCGGCTACACCCCCGACGCACAAGCCACGGCAGCAGCCAACCAAAGCCTCGCCGTCCTCCACGAAGCAGCCCAACGCTGCATCGACACCGGCACCTTCCGCCCGGACGCCGACCCCACCGAGATCACCGAAGTCCTCTGGGCCGCCGCCCACGGCGTCATCAGCCTCGAGCGCGCCGGCCACATCCCCGCCCCCACCGCCCCCGACCGCTTCCGCACCCTGACCGCCGCCGCAGCAGCCGCCTTCGCCACCACCCCCGCCCCCATCGCCCCGACCACCTGAGGAGTGCGCGGCACCCGAGCCGCCGGCCTCAGCCGCAACGGCAACCGCAACCTTCGCCGGTCCCGCTCCAGCCACAGCCGCTCTGCGAACCTGCCCCAGCGCCGCCAGCCTTTGCCGCGGCCTTCGCCGGGCCCGCTCCAGCCGCTCCGCGAAGCCTGCCTCAGCGCCGCCAGCCTCTTGCCGCCTCTCGACCGACCCGACAGCCTTTGCCGCCCCGGCTCCAGCCTCAGAAGCGCAACCTCTTGCGGCCCCAGCCACGGCCGCCGGCACAGCCCGACCTCGGGTGCTTCGAGCCAGCCTCCGCAGCGCCAGCTTCTGCCCCGGCCACGGCCGCCGGCATCGCCAACTATGGTGCTGCCTCGACTCCGGCCCGGTGGCGCCACTCTTGCCGTCCCTGCCGCCAGTACCGCATCGCGGCGGACCCGGGTTATCGCCGTCCCGCCTAGCCCCGAGCCACAAACCGCCGCCGCCCGAAAACCACAGCCGCCGTCAGCGGAACCGTCGCCAGCCCGCACACCCCGAACACCGTCCCGTACTGCCCATGCGCCGCAGCCCCGCCTCCGAGCGCCGCCCCCAAGGCGCTGCCCACGAACAGCGCCGCCACGTAGAACGACACCGCCGTCCCGCGCGCCTGCGGCACCACCGAGGTCGCCCAGGCCTGCAACGTCGAGTGCAGGAACGCCCAGCCCGCGCCCAACAGGGCCGCCACCAGCGCGTACGTCGCCACCCCCGGCGCCATCGCCGCGCAGCCGTAGCCCACCACGACCACCGCCCCGCCGATCGCCGCCAGGCCGTGGGGCGGCACCCGCCGGGCCAGTGCCTTCACCGCGCGGGTGAAGGCGAGCGTCGCGGCGCCGTACAACGCGGTCAGTGCGCCGGCCGCTGTCGATGACAGTCCTCGATGTTGCAACGCCGGTGCTACGAACGTCAGACCGCCGAGCAACACCGCGCCCTCCACGATCCCCAGCGCCGTCACCACATGCGCGAACGGCGCGTGCAGCACCGCCCCGATCTGCTCGCCCAAGCCCCCGACCGTCGCACGCTCCGGTTCCCCGACCCCGCGCAACAGCACCACCGCGGTGATCGCGACCAGCGAGGGTACGGCGAAGACCAGCCGCCAGCTCAGCCAGTGCGCCACCACGCCCGCGAAAAGGGCGGCCAGTCCGCTGCCCAGTCCGAGCGCCGCCATCAGATCCGCGAGCGCGTTCTGCCGACGCTCCGGTGCCACCGCGTCGCCCACGAAGCTCAGCGACGACGGCACCGCCGCCCCGAACGCGAAGCCCGCCACGCACCGACACACCGTCAGCAGCGCCATCCCCGGCACCACTGCCGAGGCCAGCCCGGCGATCGCCGCGATGCTCAGCGCGATCCGCACCACCGCCAGACGCCCGATCCGGTCCGACAAGATCCCCCACACCGGTTGCGACAGTCCGTACGCCAGCGCGTAGCCACTCGCGAGCGCGACGGTCGACGACAGCGGCGTGTGCATCGCCGCCGCGATCGTCACCAGAATCGGCCCGACCGCGAACCGGTCGAAGTTGGCCGTGAACGCCGCCACGGTGAGCGGCACCGGCACGCGCATGTCGGTGTGGGCGGGGACGCGTCCGGTTTCCGCACCGGCGGCGAGGGTGGAAGTCACCTTCCGATCATCCGGCCGCGCCACCGCTGAAATGCCCGGCAAACGCTCACGCTTCATCCTGTGACCAGAACTAATAGGCTGGCCGTGCCATGGACGATCACGACGCGCAGCGCCGGGCCGCGCTCGGCGCCTTCCTCCGTTCCCGCCGCGAACGCCTCACTCCGGCAGACGTGGGCCTCGCGGACGACTTCGGCCTGAGCAGGAAAGCCGATGCTCGCCCTGCGCTAAGCGACGGCAGCGGCAGCGGCAGCGATGTCGGTGTCGCCAGCGGTGTCGGCAGAGGCATCGGTGCCGGCACCGACTCCAGCGCCGGCCGACCGCGCACTGCCAAGCCCAACCCGCGCCGCCGCACTCCCGGCCTCCGCCGCGAGGAAGTCGCGCTGCTGTCCGGCGTCAGCGTGTCCTGGTACTCCTGGCTCGAGCAGGGCCGCCCGATCGCCGCTTCCCGCCAGGTCCTCGACGCGCTGGCCGCCACCTTGCGTCTCACCGCCGCCGAACGCCGCCACGTCTTCGAGCTGGCTGGGGAGAGCGACGCCGGCGCGTTGCAGGCCCCCGCCGCCGATGGTTGTCCCGTGGTCGGGGAGCATCTGCGCGCCACGGTCGCCGCGCTGGCCCCGGTGCCGGCGTGCCTGTTGGACCTGCACTGGGACATCCTCGCCTACAACGATGCCGAAGCCGCCCTCTACGGCGGCCTGGACCACCTGCCGTCGGCGCGTCGCAACATGATCTGGCTCTACTTCGGCTGGCCGGGCATGCGCGAGCTCCTCAAGGACTTCGAAGCCGAGGCCTGGTCCGTCCTGGCCCAGTTCCGGGCCTCCGCCGACCGGCACGTCGGCGACCCGCGCTTCGCCGAGATCCTCGCCGACGTCACCGCCGCCGACCCCGACTTCCCGCGCCGCTGGGACCGGCACGACATCGCCGCGTTCACGCCCGCGCTCAAGCGGTTCATCCATCCGCGGCATGGTCCGCTGACCTTCCGGCAGACCAAGCTCATCGCCGCCGAGAACCCCGATCTGCACCTGCTCGCGCGTCACCCCGCCGATCCCTCGACCCGTCGGGCGATGGAAGAGATGGCCTAGCACGCGCCGCAAACTGCCCACGCCGCAAACTGCCTACGCCGCAAACCGGCCGCGCCGCACGCCCCGAAGGCGCGCACCGCGGCCGGTCCCGTCTCCGACCCGAATCAGGCTTCTGTCGCCTGCGCCTGCTTCTGCTTCCGGTAGTGCTCCCGCCAGATCAGCCGGTACACCGGCAGCACCCGCGGTACCGACCGCAGGCCGGGGATGAACGGCAGGAACAGCAA
This window of the Catenulispora sp. GP43 genome carries:
- a CDS encoding TetR/AcrR family transcriptional regulator, which translates into the protein MSKKPETAATDDYEPIAPGVYARAQARGQEVLRASLLDVAARLLAAEGPAALTMRRIATEAGCSTMVLYKHFGSKEAIATALYLEGFARLKRHLDAVPRDDDPAEHLAALGRAYRENALAEPNFYDVMHGQGIPGYTPDAQATAAANQSLAVLHEAAQRCIDTGTFRPDADPTEITEVLWAAAHGVISLERAGHIPAPTAPDRFRTLTAAAAAAFATTPAPIAPTT
- a CDS encoding MFS transporter yields the protein MTSTLAAGAETGRVPAHTDMRVPVPLTVAAFTANFDRFAVGPILVTIAAAMHTPLSSTVALASGYALAYGLSQPVWGILSDRIGRLAVVRIALSIAAIAGLASAVVPGMALLTVCRCVAGFAFGAAVPSSLSFVGDAVAPERRQNALADLMAALGLGSGLAALFAGVVAHWLSWRLVFAVPSLVAITAVVLLRGVGEPERATVGGLGEQIGAVLHAPFAHVVTALGIVEGAVLLGGLTFVAPALQHRGLSSTAAGALTALYGAATLAFTRAVKALARRVPPHGLAAIGGAVVVVGYGCAAMAPGVATYALVAALLGAGWAFLHSTLQAWATSVVPQARGTAVSFYVAALFVGSALGAALGGGAAAHGQYGTVFGVCGLATVPLTAAVVFGRRRFVARG
- a CDS encoding helix-turn-helix transcriptional regulator, translated to MDDHDAQRRAALGAFLRSRRERLTPADVGLADDFGLSRKADARPALSDGSGSGSDVGVASGVGRGIGAGTDSSAGRPRTAKPNPRRRTPGLRREEVALLSGVSVSWYSWLEQGRPIAASRQVLDALAATLRLTAAERRHVFELAGESDAGALQAPAADGCPVVGEHLRATVAALAPVPACLLDLHWDILAYNDAEAALYGGLDHLPSARRNMIWLYFGWPGMRELLKDFEAEAWSVLAQFRASADRHVGDPRFAEILADVTAADPDFPRRWDRHDIAAFTPALKRFIHPRHGPLTFRQTKLIAAENPDLHLLARHPADPSTRRAMEEMA